A single window of Streptomyces sp. NBC_00464 DNA harbors:
- a CDS encoding acyl-CoA dehydrogenase family protein produces MHLAPTERQQELRAELRAYFGDVMPKGGGHAPATQDPDAQRRLLRRIGADGMLGLGWPVEYGGQGRGADEQFVFFDEAYRAGAPVSMVTLNTVGPTLMKYGTEAQKAYFLPRILAGELVFAIGYSEPEAGTDLAALRTRAVRDGDSWVIDGQKIFTSNAQNADWIWLACRTDPDVPKHKGISIVLVPTDAPGFSWTPIETVGGLTTTATYYDGVRVPATSLVGEEDGGWGLITNQLNHERVALAAIGMQAEDFYDAALAFARTADPVTGRRPADEPWVRSRLAEAHARLAATRLLNWRLVGDVGAGALAPGDASGVKFAGTESAVEVYRMCQEITGDTGLIRGGSPGAFGDGELERMNRAAQINTFGGGVSEVQREIVATMRLGMKRGKR; encoded by the coding sequence GTGCATCTGGCCCCGACCGAGCGCCAGCAGGAGCTGCGCGCCGAACTCCGCGCCTACTTTGGTGATGTGATGCCCAAGGGTGGTGGGCATGCCCCCGCCACCCAGGACCCGGACGCGCAGCGGCGGTTGCTGCGCCGTATCGGGGCCGACGGGATGCTCGGTCTCGGCTGGCCCGTCGAGTACGGGGGGCAGGGCCGCGGCGCGGACGAACAGTTCGTGTTCTTCGACGAGGCATACCGGGCCGGCGCCCCGGTGTCCATGGTTACCCTCAACACGGTCGGCCCCACGCTCATGAAGTACGGGACCGAGGCGCAGAAGGCGTACTTCCTGCCGCGCATCCTGGCCGGCGAGCTCGTCTTCGCCATCGGCTACAGCGAACCGGAGGCCGGTACCGACCTCGCCGCCCTGCGCACCAGGGCCGTACGCGACGGCGACTCCTGGGTCATCGACGGGCAGAAGATCTTCACCAGCAACGCGCAGAACGCGGACTGGATCTGGCTCGCCTGCCGTACGGATCCGGACGTGCCCAAGCACAAGGGCATCTCGATCGTGCTCGTACCGACGGACGCGCCCGGCTTCTCCTGGACGCCCATCGAGACGGTGGGCGGGCTGACCACGACCGCCACGTACTACGACGGCGTGCGGGTGCCCGCGACCTCGCTGGTCGGCGAGGAGGACGGCGGCTGGGGGCTGATCACCAACCAGCTGAACCATGAACGGGTGGCGCTCGCCGCGATCGGCATGCAGGCCGAGGACTTCTACGATGCGGCGCTCGCGTTCGCCCGCACCGCCGATCCCGTGACAGGGCGGCGGCCGGCCGACGAGCCGTGGGTCCGCTCGCGGCTGGCCGAGGCGCATGCCCGGCTGGCGGCGACGCGCCTGCTGAACTGGCGCCTGGTGGGGGACGTGGGAGCCGGAGCGCTGGCTCCCGGCGACGCGAGCGGCGTGAAGTTCGCGGGAACCGAGAGCGCCGTAGAGGTGTATCGAATGTGCCAGGAGATCACAGGAGACACCGGACTGATCCGGGGCGGTTCGCCCGGCGCCTTCGGGGACGGGGAGCTGGAGCGGATGAACAGGGCGGCGCAGATCAACACCTTCGGGGGCGGGGTGAGCGAGGTGCAGCGGGAGATCGTCGCGACGATGCGGCTCGGCATGAAAAGGGGGAAGCGGTGA
- a CDS encoding lipid-transfer protein, which yields MSVRRADSLGGKAAVAGIGATEFSKDSGRSELKLAVEAVHAALDDAGLAPADVDGLVTFTMDTSPEITVAQAAGIGELSFFSRIHYGGGAACATVQQAALAVACGVADVVVCYRAFNERSGRRFGSGVQQREPTAEGTALGWNLPFGLLTPASWVAMAAQRYLHTYGLTPEAFGHVAVTDRRHAANNPAAYFYGKPITLADHAASRWIVEPLRLLDCCQETDGGQAIVVTSAERARDLRQPPAVIVAAAQGAGRAQEQMTSFYRDDLTGLPEMGVVARQLWRNSGLAPADIDVAILYDHFTPFVLMQLEEFGFCGPGEAADFVAADALPLNTHGGQLGEAYLHGMNGIAEAVRQIRGTSVNQIPGAATSLVTAGTGVPTSGLVLGRAR from the coding sequence ATGAGCGTCCGCAGGGCCGATTCGCTCGGTGGGAAGGCGGCGGTGGCCGGTATCGGGGCGACGGAGTTCTCCAAGGATTCCGGCCGCAGCGAACTCAAACTGGCCGTCGAAGCGGTGCACGCGGCGCTCGACGACGCGGGGCTCGCGCCCGCCGACGTCGATGGACTGGTCACCTTCACCATGGACACCAGCCCCGAGATCACCGTCGCGCAGGCGGCCGGCATCGGTGAGCTGTCGTTCTTCTCGCGCATCCACTACGGCGGCGGCGCGGCCTGCGCCACGGTCCAGCAGGCGGCGCTCGCCGTCGCCTGCGGGGTGGCCGACGTGGTCGTCTGCTACCGGGCGTTCAACGAGCGGTCGGGGCGCCGCTTCGGATCCGGGGTGCAGCAGCGGGAGCCCACGGCCGAGGGGACCGCGCTCGGCTGGAACCTGCCCTTCGGGCTGCTCACGCCCGCCTCCTGGGTGGCCATGGCGGCCCAGCGCTATCTGCACACGTACGGGCTGACGCCGGAGGCCTTCGGCCATGTCGCGGTCACCGACCGGCGCCATGCCGCCAACAACCCGGCGGCGTACTTCTACGGGAAGCCGATCACGCTCGCGGACCATGCCGCCTCCCGGTGGATCGTCGAACCCCTGCGGCTGCTCGACTGCTGTCAGGAGACGGACGGCGGGCAGGCGATCGTCGTCACCAGCGCGGAACGGGCCCGGGACCTGCGGCAGCCGCCCGCGGTGATCGTCGCGGCCGCTCAGGGTGCCGGGCGGGCGCAGGAGCAGATGACGAGCTTCTACCGCGACGATCTGACGGGGCTGCCGGAGATGGGAGTCGTCGCCCGCCAGCTGTGGCGCAACTCGGGCCTGGCCCCCGCCGACATCGACGTGGCGATCCTGTACGACCATTTCACCCCCTTCGTGCTGATGCAGCTTGAGGAGTTCGGCTTCTGCGGACCGGGTGAGGCCGCTGACTTCGTGGCCGCCGACGCGCTGCCCCTGAACACCCACGGCGGTCAGCTGGGGGAGGCCTATCTGCACGGGATGAACGGCATCGCTGAGGCGGTCCGGCAGATCCGCGGGACGTCGGTGAACCAGATACCCGGAGCGGCCACCTCCTTGGTCACGGCCGGCACGGGGGTGCCGACATCGGGCCTGGTGCTGGGCCGGGCGCGGTGA
- a CDS encoding bifunctional MaoC family dehydratase N-terminal/OB-fold nucleic acid binding domain-containing protein — translation MTAGQGGQDELYERLRAYEGRAAATSGVGKDLVNEPMIRHWCEAVGDTHPAYTGPGAVAPPTMLQAWTMGGLSGHSDRSGAYDELFGLLDGAGYTSVVATDCEQEYLRPLRPGDRITFDAVIEAVSERKTTKLGTGYFVTTRMDVRAQDEPAGTHRFRILKYRPAKAKPGLKSGLKPGLKPVPNSGLQSGSKARLKPEPIPMEEPERRLRSRPVVNRDNAGFWEGVAAHRLLIQRCTACGTLRFPWLPGCNACGSPEWDTVEASGEGTVFSHVVMHHPPFPAFSENGEGGPYAVALIELAEGVRMVSNVIGVPCDKVRAGMPVRLEFLRTDPELVLPVFRGSEG, via the coding sequence GTGACGGCCGGGCAGGGCGGGCAGGACGAGTTGTACGAGCGGCTCAGGGCGTACGAGGGCCGGGCGGCGGCCACCTCGGGTGTCGGCAAGGACCTGGTCAACGAGCCGATGATCAGGCACTGGTGCGAGGCGGTGGGGGACACGCACCCCGCCTACACCGGGCCCGGCGCCGTCGCCCCGCCGACGATGCTCCAGGCGTGGACGATGGGCGGGCTGTCGGGGCACTCGGACCGCAGCGGCGCCTATGACGAACTGTTCGGCCTTCTCGACGGGGCCGGTTACACCTCCGTGGTCGCGACCGACTGCGAGCAGGAGTACCTGCGCCCCCTGCGGCCCGGGGACCGGATCACCTTCGACGCGGTGATCGAGGCGGTGTCGGAGCGCAAGACGACGAAGCTGGGGACGGGCTACTTCGTCACCACACGCATGGACGTCCGGGCGCAGGACGAACCCGCCGGGACGCACCGCTTCCGGATCCTCAAGTACCGGCCGGCGAAAGCGAAGCCAGGGCTGAAGTCGGGGCTGAAGCCGGGGCTGAAGCCAGTGCCGAATTCGGGGCTGCAGTCAGGGTCGAAGGCAAGGCTGAAGCCGGAGCCGATACCGATGGAGGAACCGGAGCGGAGGCTGCGGTCCAGGCCTGTGGTCAACCGGGACAACGCCGGGTTCTGGGAGGGCGTCGCCGCCCACCGGCTGCTGATCCAGCGCTGCACTGCCTGCGGCACCCTGCGCTTCCCCTGGCTGCCCGGATGCAACGCCTGCGGGTCGCCCGAGTGGGACACGGTGGAGGCATCGGGCGAGGGCACTGTCTTCAGCCATGTCGTCATGCACCACCCTCCCTTCCCCGCGTTCAGCGAGAACGGCGAGGGCGGACCCTACGCGGTGGCGCTGATCGAGCTCGCGGAGGGGGTCCGCATGGTCAGCAATGTCATCGGGGTGCCCTGCGACAAGGTACGGGCGGGTATGCCGGTGCGGCTGGAATTCCTGCGTACGGACCCCGAATTGGTGCTGCCGGTCTTCCGTGGAAGTGAGGGCTGA
- a CDS encoding MaoC family dehydratase, giving the protein MKTGEELAPLEIAVTRTLIVAGAIASRDYQDVHHDAELAQEKGSPDIFMNILTTNGLVGRYVTDHFGPSAVLRRVAIRLGAPNYPGDTMVLSGTVTSVADDGTAEVAVVGVNGIGRHVTGTVTVGVPEGSA; this is encoded by the coding sequence GTGAAGACCGGCGAGGAACTGGCGCCACTGGAGATCGCGGTGACCCGCACCCTGATCGTGGCGGGCGCGATCGCCTCCCGCGACTACCAGGATGTGCACCACGACGCGGAGCTGGCACAGGAGAAGGGGTCCCCGGACATCTTCATGAACATCCTGACGACCAACGGCCTGGTCGGACGGTATGTCACCGACCACTTCGGGCCCTCGGCCGTGCTCAGGCGGGTCGCCATCAGGCTCGGCGCCCCCAACTATCCCGGCGACACCATGGTGCTGAGCGGCACGGTCACCTCGGTGGCCGACGACGGGACGGCCGAGGTGGCGGTCGTCGGCGTCAACGGGATCGGCAGGCATGTGACCGGCACGGTGACCGTAGGCGTTCCGGAGGGGTCCGCATGA
- a CDS encoding bifunctional DNA primase/polymerase: MATTDRRTATLALAHALTAAEHGLPVIPLSATKLPALRSPHRDESRPSGCRGACGLPGHGVHDATTDPAAVRALFASAPWATGYGIACGRAPHHLIGVDLDIDTTGRNDSVAALQHLALQHLFTIPPTVTVLTPSGGRHIWLSGPADVPVPNSAGRLAPGIDIRGTGGYLVGPGSVTAHGTYRLLPGTGTLPPAPCPSALLHLLTPPARPHRHHTHPDDRGRGLIRFVLAADEGQRNTRLFWAACRAYEHGFGDALAEALTRAAINTGLPEHEARATIASAARLTTTR; the protein is encoded by the coding sequence ATGGCCACCACCGACCGGCGTACCGCCACCCTGGCCCTGGCCCACGCCCTCACCGCCGCCGAGCACGGGCTCCCCGTCATCCCGCTGTCCGCCACCAAGCTCCCCGCCCTGCGCTCCCCGCACCGTGACGAGTCCCGCCCGTCCGGCTGCCGGGGCGCCTGCGGCCTTCCCGGACACGGCGTCCACGACGCCACCACCGACCCCGCCGCCGTACGCGCCCTCTTCGCCTCCGCTCCCTGGGCCACCGGCTACGGCATCGCGTGCGGGCGCGCCCCGCACCACCTCATCGGCGTCGACCTCGACATCGACACCACCGGCCGGAACGACTCCGTGGCGGCCCTGCAACACCTCGCCCTGCAGCACCTGTTCACCATCCCGCCGACCGTCACGGTGCTCACCCCCAGCGGCGGCCGCCACATCTGGCTGTCCGGCCCGGCCGACGTCCCCGTGCCCAACTCGGCCGGCCGCCTCGCCCCCGGCATCGACATCCGCGGCACCGGCGGCTACCTGGTCGGCCCCGGCTCGGTCACCGCCCACGGCACGTACCGGCTTCTGCCCGGCACCGGCACCCTCCCGCCCGCGCCCTGCCCGAGCGCCCTCCTCCACCTGTTGACGCCCCCGGCCCGCCCCCACCGACACCACACCCACCCCGACGACCGGGGCCGGGGCCTGATCCGGTTCGTCCTGGCCGCGGACGAGGGCCAGCGCAACACCCGGCTCTTCTGGGCGGCCTGCCGCGCCTACGAACACGGCTTCGGCGACGCGTTGGCCGAAGCCCTCACCCGGGCAGCCATCAATACCGGCCTCCCCGAACACGAGGCCCGCGCCACCATCGCCTCGGCCGCCCGCCTCACGACCACCCGCTGA
- a CDS encoding S1C family serine protease, whose amino-acid sequence MSTENEGNEGNAAEAAPSVPSAPPVPADAPQGLPESAPVAPPHPDATATQQQPASPAQDPATAPMAPAPAAAPQYAPPPAPQPAAEAGWPPPPPAVPAYAHAHGAQGGGPAWGPPGQVQTPDAPRKRGAGGLVAAVVVAALVAGGVGGALGFWAADSNNSSDSSGSTTVSASGTPQDLKRDPGTVAGIAAKALPSVVTIDAQSGDGEGGTGTGFVYDKEGHILTNNHVVASAADSGQLTATFSNGKKYDAEVVGRAQGYDVAVLKLKNPPQGLTPLPLGNSDQVAVGDSTIAIGAPFGLSNTVTTGIISAKNRPVASGDGSGGSNSYMSALQTDASINPGNSGGPLLSAGGAVIGINSAIQSTGSTGQSQAGSIGLGFAIPINQAKNVAQQLIKTGQPVYPVIGATVTMDEKTGGAVISDQGAGGTEAVTKDGPAARAGLRAGDVITKFNDTVVDSGPTLIGEIWTHKPGDKVKLTYKRDGKTSTVEVTLGERKGDS is encoded by the coding sequence GTGAGCACAGAGAACGAGGGCAACGAGGGCAACGCGGCCGAGGCCGCCCCGTCCGTTCCGTCCGCACCTCCAGTGCCGGCCGACGCTCCGCAGGGACTCCCCGAGAGCGCGCCCGTCGCCCCGCCGCACCCGGACGCGACCGCCACACAGCAGCAGCCGGCCTCCCCCGCCCAGGACCCGGCGACGGCCCCCATGGCCCCGGCTCCCGCGGCCGCGCCGCAGTACGCGCCCCCGCCCGCACCGCAGCCCGCAGCCGAAGCCGGCTGGCCCCCGCCCCCGCCGGCGGTCCCGGCGTACGCCCATGCGCACGGGGCGCAGGGCGGCGGTCCCGCGTGGGGCCCGCCCGGTCAGGTGCAGACGCCCGACGCGCCGCGCAAGCGGGGCGCGGGCGGCCTGGTGGCCGCGGTGGTCGTGGCGGCGCTCGTCGCGGGCGGCGTCGGCGGGGCCCTCGGCTTCTGGGCAGCGGACAGCAACAACAGCTCCGACTCCTCCGGTTCGACCACGGTCTCCGCGTCGGGCACTCCTCAGGACCTCAAGCGCGACCCGGGCACGGTCGCGGGCATCGCGGCCAAGGCGCTCCCCAGCGTGGTCACGATCGACGCACAGAGCGGTGACGGGGAGGGCGGCACCGGCACCGGCTTCGTGTACGACAAGGAAGGCCACATCCTCACGAACAACCACGTGGTGGCCTCAGCGGCGGACAGCGGCCAGCTCACGGCGACGTTCTCCAACGGCAAGAAGTACGACGCCGAGGTGGTCGGCCGGGCCCAGGGCTACGACGTGGCCGTCCTGAAGCTGAAGAACCCGCCGCAGGGGCTCACCCCGCTGCCGCTGGGCAACTCGGACCAGGTGGCGGTGGGCGATTCGACGATCGCCATCGGTGCTCCCTTCGGCCTGTCCAATACGGTCACCACCGGCATCATCAGCGCGAAGAACCGCCCGGTCGCGTCCGGCGACGGCTCCGGCGGCAGCAACTCGTACATGAGCGCGCTGCAGACCGACGCCTCGATCAACCCGGGCAACTCCGGCGGCCCGCTGCTGAGCGCCGGCGGCGCGGTCATCGGCATCAACTCGGCGATCCAGTCGACCGGAAGCACCGGCCAGAGCCAGGCCGGTTCCATCGGCCTCGGTTTCGCGATCCCGATCAACCAGGCGAAGAACGTCGCCCAGCAACTGATCAAGACCGGCCAGCCGGTCTACCCGGTCATCGGCGCCACGGTGACGATGGACGAGAAGACCGGTGGCGCGGTCATCTCGGACCAGGGCGCGGGCGGCACCGAAGCAGTCACCAAGGACGGCCCCGCGGCCCGGGCCGGCCTCAGGGCGGGCGACGTCATCACGAAGTTCAACGACACCGTCGTCGACAGCGGCCCGACCCTGATCGGCGAGATCTGGACCCACAAGCCGGGCGACAAGGTCAAGCTGACCTACAAGCGCGACGGCAAGACGTCCACGGTGGAAGTCACCCTGGGCGAGCGCAAGGGCGACAGCTGA
- a CDS encoding ATP-binding protein, with translation MRHSQAIGRFPVQSRGASTPWRGAKEVSGVALVVAQEVPTSSSMAVPHGPAGVGQARHRMREQLRSQGVSDSVVDDAVLILSELLSNACRHGRPLGRHSDVGDGDVRAAWHVDRTGGLTVEVTDGGGPTRPVPATPSVTARGGRGLNIISALAEEWGVRDDSSGEVTVWVLVNEGHGRPDRRPGARGNGRAPGVTGLPGGGSEVNGAAGLDGLDFADAFDDAG, from the coding sequence GTGCGTCACTCGCAGGCCATTGGCCGGTTTCCGGTCCAGTCCAGGGGGGCATCCACTCCGTGGCGTGGGGCAAAGGAGGTCTCGGGGGTGGCGTTGGTGGTGGCACAAGAAGTGCCCACGTCGTCGAGCATGGCCGTACCCCATGGCCCTGCGGGCGTGGGTCAGGCACGGCACCGGATGCGTGAGCAGTTGCGCAGTCAGGGTGTGTCGGATTCGGTCGTCGACGATGCTGTATTGATCCTTTCCGAACTGCTCAGCAACGCCTGCCGGCACGGCAGGCCGCTGGGCCGGCACAGCGACGTGGGAGACGGCGACGTGCGCGCCGCCTGGCACGTCGACAGAACGGGCGGGCTGACCGTCGAGGTGACGGACGGAGGCGGTCCGACCCGGCCGGTTCCGGCCACTCCGTCGGTGACCGCTCGCGGCGGCCGGGGGCTCAACATCATCAGCGCTCTCGCCGAGGAGTGGGGCGTGCGTGACGACTCGTCCGGCGAGGTCACGGTCTGGGTGCTGGTCAACGAGGGGCACGGCCGCCCCGACCGACGGCCGGGCGCTCGGGGCAACGGGCGGGCCCCGGGTGTGACGGGGCTCCCGGGTGGCGGCTCGGAAGTGAACGGCGCGGCGGGCCTCGACGGGCTGGATTTCGCCGACGCGTTCGACGACGCGGGCTGA
- a CDS encoding glycerophosphodiester phosphodiesterase, protein MMRVTQARQQRPSQHPIQVIAHRGASDDAPEHTLAAYRKAIEDGADALECDVRLTADGHLVCVHDRRVNRTSNGRGAVSALELNELAALDFGSWKDREEAESPDWDPVPGELTSVLTLERLLELLVETRASGRPLQLAVETKHPTRWAGQVEERLLHLLKRFELDVPPSDGPSPVRIMSFSARSLHRIQDAAPELPTVYLMQFVSPRLRDGRLPAGARIAGPGMRIVRSHPGYIDRLHRAGHRVHVWTVNEPEDVELCVRLGVEAIITNRPKQVLAQLGRA, encoded by the coding sequence ATGATGCGGGTGACCCAAGCACGGCAGCAGCGCCCCAGCCAGCATCCCATCCAGGTCATCGCACACCGGGGCGCGTCCGACGACGCCCCCGAGCACACCCTGGCCGCGTACCGGAAGGCTATCGAGGACGGCGCCGACGCCCTGGAGTGCGACGTCCGGCTCACGGCCGACGGCCATCTCGTATGCGTACACGACCGCCGGGTGAACCGCACCTCCAACGGCCGCGGCGCCGTCTCCGCCCTGGAGCTCAACGAGCTCGCAGCACTCGACTTCGGCTCGTGGAAGGACCGCGAGGAGGCGGAGTCCCCGGACTGGGATCCGGTGCCGGGCGAGCTCACCTCCGTACTCACCCTGGAGCGGCTCCTTGAGCTCCTCGTCGAGACGAGAGCCTCCGGCCGTCCGCTCCAGCTGGCCGTCGAGACCAAACACCCGACGCGCTGGGCGGGCCAGGTCGAGGAGCGGCTGCTGCACCTGCTGAAGCGCTTCGAGCTCGACGTACCACCGTCGGACGGCCCCTCGCCGGTCCGCATCATGAGCTTCTCGGCCCGCTCCCTGCACCGCATCCAGGACGCCGCACCGGAGCTGCCCACCGTCTACCTGATGCAGTTCGTCTCGCCGCGGCTGCGTGATGGACGGCTGCCGGCGGGTGCCCGCATCGCGGGACCGGGGATGCGGATCGTACGCAGTCACCCCGGGTACATCGATCGCCTGCACCGCGCCGGTCATCGGGTACACGTCTGGACGGTCAACGAGCCGGAGGACGTCGAGCTCTGCGTCCGGCTCGGCGTCGAGGCCATCATCACCAATCGCCCCAAGCAGGTTCTGGCACAGCTGGGACGTGCCTAG
- a CDS encoding acyl-CoA dehydrogenase family protein encodes MDFTPSEEQAAAQGLAARIFGDLATHDRLVAAGSGTDAELWKELCAAGLPGAVEETGLLGLVLLAEEQGRTTAQVPFVASCVYGLLAVAGHGTDEQRGRLLPPLRDGTAVAAGAFPARGTVRAEPDSGPGATTQAATGGRLSGSVALVPWLRDATHVLVAAADRSLWIVRTTDPGVVTEPVETTAPWSAGRLVLDGTPAERLGGAEAYEEVLATARTAFAGVQAGVCAGSLARAVEHTGAREQFGRPLSTNQAVLLRAADAYMDTEAIRVTAYEAAWRHDEGLPYGAQALNSAWWASEAGRRVVHAGQHLHGGTGADLDHPVHRHFLWGRQLDAHLGGSGAVLQELGELLVKEGPE; translated from the coding sequence ATGGATTTCACGCCGAGCGAGGAACAGGCCGCGGCGCAGGGCCTCGCCGCCCGGATCTTCGGCGATCTGGCGACGCATGACCGTCTGGTCGCGGCCGGCAGCGGTACGGACGCCGAGCTCTGGAAGGAACTCTGCGCGGCCGGACTGCCCGGCGCGGTCGAGGAGACCGGGCTGCTCGGACTCGTGCTGCTGGCGGAGGAACAGGGCCGCACGACCGCACAGGTGCCGTTCGTGGCGAGCTGTGTGTACGGGCTCCTCGCCGTCGCCGGGCACGGCACGGACGAGCAGCGCGGGCGCCTGCTGCCGCCGTTGCGGGACGGTACGGCGGTGGCGGCCGGGGCGTTCCCGGCCCGCGGCACGGTGCGGGCGGAGCCGGACAGCGGGCCGGGTGCCACCACGCAGGCGGCGACGGGTGGTCGGCTGAGCGGCAGCGTCGCGTTGGTGCCGTGGCTGCGGGACGCCACCCATGTCCTGGTCGCGGCCGCGGACCGGAGCCTGTGGATCGTACGGACCACGGACCCCGGGGTGGTGACCGAGCCCGTGGAGACCACCGCCCCGTGGTCGGCCGGACGGCTCGTGCTGGACGGGACACCCGCGGAGCGGCTCGGCGGAGCGGAGGCGTACGAAGAGGTGCTGGCCACCGCCCGGACGGCGTTCGCCGGAGTGCAGGCGGGCGTATGCGCGGGTTCACTGGCTCGCGCGGTCGAACACACCGGCGCGCGCGAGCAGTTCGGGCGCCCGCTGTCGACCAACCAGGCGGTGCTGCTGCGGGCCGCCGACGCGTACATGGACACCGAGGCGATACGCGTCACGGCGTACGAAGCGGCATGGCGGCACGACGAGGGACTGCCGTACGGGGCGCAGGCGCTCAACTCCGCATGGTGGGCGTCCGAGGCCGGAAGGCGGGTCGTCCACGCGGGCCAGCATCTGCACGGCGGCACCGGAGCCGACCTCGACCATCCCGTGCACCGCCACTTCCTCTGGGGGCGGCAGCTCGACGCCCATCTCGGCGGCAGCGGCGCGGTACTTCAGGAACTCGGCGAACTACTGGTGAAGGAGGGACCGGAGTGA
- a CDS encoding long-chain fatty acid--CoA ligase, with protein MLSTMQDVPLTVTRILTHGMTIHGKSQVTTWTGEPEPHRRSFAEIGRRATQLAHALHDELGIDGDQRVATLMWNNSEHVEAYLAIPSMGAVLHTLNLRLPAEQLVWVVKHADDKVVIVNGSLLPLLAPLLPQLTSLEHVVVAGPGDRSVLDGATVRVHEYEELIAGRPTSYDWPELDERQAAAMCYTSGTTGDPKGVVYSHRSIYLHSMQVNMSESMGLTDKDTTLVVVPQFHVNAWGLPHATFMSGVNMLMPDRFLQPAPLADMIERERPSHAAAVPTIWQGLLAEVTANPRDLTSMANVTIGGAACPPSLMEAYDKLGVRLCHAWGMTETSPLGTMANPPAGLTEEQEWPYRITQGRFPAGVEARLVGPAGEHLPWDGESAGELEVRGAWIAGAYYGGADGEALRPEDKFSEDGWLKTGDVGVISEDGFLTLTDRAKDVIKSGGEWISSVELENALMAHPDVAEAAVVAVPDDKWGERPLATVVLKEGATADYEALKAFLAESGIAKWQLPERWSVIAAVPKTSVGKFDKKVIRKQYAAGELDITQL; from the coding sequence GTGCTCAGCACCATGCAGGACGTACCGCTGACTGTCACCCGCATCCTGACCCATGGGATGACCATCCACGGGAAGTCGCAGGTCACGACCTGGACCGGAGAGCCCGAGCCGCACCGGCGCAGCTTCGCCGAGATCGGCCGGCGGGCCACTCAGCTCGCCCACGCCCTGCACGACGAGCTCGGCATCGACGGGGACCAGAGGGTCGCAACCCTCATGTGGAACAACTCCGAACATGTGGAGGCGTACCTCGCCATCCCGTCGATGGGCGCCGTGCTCCACACCCTCAACCTCCGGCTCCCCGCCGAGCAGCTGGTCTGGGTCGTCAAGCACGCCGACGACAAGGTCGTCATCGTCAACGGCTCGCTGCTTCCGCTCCTCGCCCCGCTGCTTCCCCAGCTGACGTCGCTGGAGCACGTGGTCGTCGCGGGTCCCGGTGACCGCTCCGTCCTGGACGGTGCCACGGTGCGGGTGCACGAGTACGAGGAGCTGATCGCCGGCCGTCCCACCAGCTACGACTGGCCCGAGCTGGACGAACGCCAGGCCGCCGCCATGTGCTACACCTCCGGCACCACGGGGGACCCCAAGGGCGTCGTCTACTCCCACCGTTCGATCTACCTGCACTCCATGCAGGTCAACATGTCCGAGTCGATGGGCCTGACGGACAAGGACACCACCCTGGTGGTCGTCCCGCAGTTCCACGTCAACGCCTGGGGTCTGCCGCACGCCACGTTCATGTCCGGCGTCAACATGCTGATGCCGGACCGCTTCCTGCAGCCCGCCCCGCTCGCGGACATGATCGAGCGCGAGCGTCCGAGCCACGCCGCGGCCGTCCCCACCATCTGGCAGGGACTGCTGGCCGAGGTCACGGCCAACCCCCGCGACCTCACCTCGATGGCCAACGTCACCATCGGCGGCGCCGCCTGTCCGCCCTCCCTCATGGAGGCGTACGACAAGCTCGGCGTCCGCCTCTGCCACGCCTGGGGCATGACGGAGACCTCGCCGCTCGGCACCATGGCCAACCCGCCCGCCGGGCTGACCGAGGAGCAGGAGTGGCCCTACCGCATCACGCAGGGCCGCTTCCCGGCCGGCGTCGAGGCGCGGCTGGTCGGCCCGGCCGGCGAGCACCTGCCGTGGGACGGCGAGTCGGCCGGTGAGCTGGAGGTGCGCGGCGCCTGGATCGCCGGTGCGTACTACGGCGGCGCCGACGGCGAGGCGCTGCGGCCCGAGGACAAGTTCAGCGAGGACGGCTGGCTGAAGACCGGCGATGTCGGTGTGATCAGCGAGGACGGCTTCCTCACGCTCACTGACCGGGCCAAGGACGTCATCAAGTCCGGTGGTGAATGGATCTCCAGCGTCGAGCTGGAGAACGCGCTGATGGCGCACCCGGATGTGGCCGAGGCCGCGGTCGTGGCCGTCCCGGACGACAAGTGGGGCGAGCGCCCGCTCGCGACCGTCGTCCTCAAGGAGGGCGCCACCGCCGACTACGAGGCGCTGAAGGCGTTCCTCGCCGAGTCGGGCATCGCCAAGTGGCAGCTGCCGGAGCGCTGGTCGGTCATCGCGGCCGTACCGAAGACGAGCGTCGGGAAGTTCGACAAGAAGGTCATTCGCAAGCAGTACGCGGCGGGCGAGCTGGACATCACCCAGCTCTGA